A genomic region of Ficedula albicollis isolate OC2 chromosome 12, FicAlb1.5, whole genome shotgun sequence contains the following coding sequences:
- the LOC101813640 gene encoding uncharacterized PPE family protein PPE24-like has translation MTPWKWEFLPARSAASARTESSVTVPPGGVCDGLVNNGLINNGLINNGLIDNRLINNGLIDNGLIDNGLIDNGLIDNGLIDNGLIDNGHIDNGLIDNGLIHNGLIDNGLIDNGLIDNGLIDNGLINNGLIDNGLINNGLIDNGLINNGLIDNGLINNGLIDNGLINNGLIDNGLINNGLIDNGLINNGLIDNGLINNGLIDNGLINNGLIDNGLINNGLIDNGLINNGLIDNGLINNGLIDNGLINNGLIDNGLINNGLIDNGLINNGLIDNGLINNGLIDNGLINNGLIDNGLINNGLIDNGLINNGLIDNGLINNGLIDNGLINNGLIDNGLINNGLIDNGLINNGLIDNGLINNGLIDNGLINNGLIDNGLINNGLIDNGLINNGLIDNGLINNGLIDNGLINNGLIDNGLINNGLIDNGLINNGLIDNGLINNGLIDNGLINNGLEVFVYCKRWSV, from the exons ATGA CTccctggaaatgggaattcctgCCTGCGCGGAGCGCTGCGAGCGCTCGGACCGAAAGTTCTGTCACAGTGCCACCCGGTGGGGTGTGCGATGGGCTCGTCAACAACGGGCTCATCAACAACGGGCTCATTAACAACGGGCTCATCGACAACAGGCTCATTAACAACGGGCTCATTGACAACGGGCTCATCGACAACGGGCTCATCGACAACGGGCTCATTGACAACGGGCTCATCGACAACGGGCTCATCGACAACGGGCACATCGACAACGGGCTCATCGACAACGGGCTCATCCACAACGGGCTCATCGACAACGGGCTCATCGACAACGGGCTCATTGACAACGGGCTCATCGACAACGGGCTCATTAACAACGGGCTCATCGACAACGGGCTCATCAACAACGGGCTCATCGACAACGGGCTCATCAACAACGGGCTCATCGACAACGGGCTCATCAACAACGGGCTCATCGACAACGGGCTCATCAACAACGGGCTCATCGACAACGGGCTCATCAACAACGGGCTCATCGACAACGGGCTCATCAACAACGGGCTCATCGACAACGGGCTCATCAACAACGGGCTCATCGACAACGGGCTCATCAACAACGGGCTCATCGACAACGGGCTCATCAACAACGGGCTCATCGACAACGGGCTCATCAACAACGGGCTCATCGACAACGGGCTCATCAACAACGGGCTCATCGACAACGGGCTCATCAACAACGGGCTCATCGACAACGGGCTCATCAACAACGGGCTCATCGACAACGGGCTCATCAACAACGGGCTCATCGACAACGGGCTCATCAACAACGGGCTCATCGACAACGGGCTCATCAACAACGGGCTCATCGACAACGGGCTCATCAACAACGGGCTCATCGACAACGGGCTCATCAACAACGGGCTCATCGACAACGGGCTCATCAACAACGGGCTCATCGACAACGGGCTCATCAACAACGGGCTCATCGACAACGGGCTCATCAACAACGGGCTCATCGACAACGGGCTCATCAACAACGGGCTCATCGACAACGGGCTCATCAACAACGGGCTCATCGACAACGGGCTCATCAACAACGGGCTCATCGACAACGGGCTCATCAACAACGGGCTCATCGACAACGGGCTCATCAACAACGGGCTCATCGACAACGGGCTCATCAACAACGGGCTCATCGACAACGGGCTCATCAACAACGGGCTCATCGACAACGGGCTCATCAACAACGGGCTCATCGACAACGGGCTCATCAACAACGGGCTCATCGACAACGGGCTCATCAACAACGGGCTCATCGACAACGGGCTCATCAACAACGGGCTAGAAGTGTTTGTGTACTGTAAGAGGTGGTCAGTG tga